The following proteins come from a genomic window of Yinghuangia sp. ASG 101:
- a CDS encoding CBS domain-containing protein, whose translation MQERTNGGAQPADGPHDVGERAVRDVMSVALVTLAEDESVLMAWEILQRTGFHHLPVVDESGHCLGLVERSDLAVACAMPAAVLGERDVGSLVAEQGPVLVRAEDPVSRAAEVMTDAGVDAAAVVGVSEEFVGLVTARDLVSLLAGRSRRRVSPAGSGPLVFSLEPVLPYPFDE comes from the coding sequence GTGCAGGAGCGAACCAACGGCGGGGCACAGCCGGCCGACGGGCCGCACGACGTGGGTGAGCGGGCGGTACGCGATGTGATGAGCGTGGCGCTGGTGACGCTCGCGGAGGACGAGTCGGTCCTGATGGCGTGGGAGATCCTGCAGCGCACCGGCTTCCATCACCTTCCGGTGGTGGACGAGAGCGGGCACTGCCTCGGGTTGGTCGAGCGCTCGGACCTGGCGGTCGCGTGCGCGATGCCCGCCGCGGTGCTGGGGGAGCGGGACGTCGGAAGCCTGGTGGCGGAGCAGGGGCCCGTTCTGGTGCGGGCCGAGGATCCGGTGTCCCGGGCGGCGGAGGTCATGACGGATGCCGGGGTCGACGCCGCGGCGGTGGTGGGTGTGTCGGAGGAGTTCGTCGGCCTGGTGACCGCGCGGGACCTCGTCTCCCTGCTGGCGGGCAGGTCCAGGCGCCGTGTGTCCCCGGCGGGTTCGGGCCCGCTGGTGTTCAGCCTCGAACCGGTGCTGCCTTACCCGTTCGACGAATGA
- a CDS encoding RNA polymerase sigma-70 factor: MSQRSERSTDTARLARNGPLDPATEAFVAHRNLLFTVAYEMLGSAADAEDVLQETWLRWAGVDLGAVRDRRAFLVRITTREALIRLRTLRRRKESYVGPWLPEPLLTAPDVAEDVELADSVSTAMMLVLETLTPTERAVFVLREVFELGYGEIADAVDKTPAAVRQIAHRARAHVAARRPREAVPPAEARDALDAFRQAVETGDMRRLLDILAPDVVLLTDGGGVVRAALAPVVGAGRVTHVLAWLAATASLRPAQVNGHPALIIRLAGEADSVLTMRIDNGLITGLYAVRNPEKLSRLDRETAVSRSVRTPGPKDTLPYGTPDRTAHSSNG, encoded by the coding sequence ATGAGCCAGCGCAGCGAGCGATCCACCGACACCGCACGGCTCGCTCGCAACGGCCCCTTGGACCCCGCCACCGAGGCGTTCGTCGCCCATCGCAACCTGCTGTTCACCGTGGCGTACGAAATGCTCGGCTCGGCCGCCGACGCGGAGGACGTCCTGCAGGAGACCTGGCTGCGCTGGGCGGGGGTCGATCTGGGGGCGGTCCGGGACCGGCGTGCCTTTCTGGTCCGGATCACCACCCGCGAGGCACTGATCCGGCTGCGTACGCTCCGCCGCCGCAAGGAGTCCTACGTCGGCCCCTGGCTGCCCGAGCCGCTGCTGACCGCTCCCGACGTGGCCGAGGACGTCGAGCTGGCCGACAGCGTCTCGACGGCGATGATGCTGGTGCTGGAGACGCTCACGCCGACCGAACGGGCGGTGTTCGTGCTGCGCGAGGTCTTCGAGCTCGGCTACGGCGAGATCGCGGACGCCGTCGACAAGACCCCGGCCGCGGTCCGCCAGATCGCCCACCGCGCGCGGGCCCACGTCGCCGCGCGCCGACCGCGCGAGGCCGTCCCCCCGGCGGAGGCCCGCGACGCGCTCGACGCGTTCCGGCAAGCGGTCGAAACGGGCGACATGCGGCGTCTGCTCGACATCCTCGCTCCGGACGTCGTGCTGCTGACCGACGGAGGCGGCGTAGTCCGGGCCGCCTTGGCTCCCGTCGTGGGCGCGGGCCGGGTGACCCACGTGCTGGCCTGGCTCGCCGCGACGGCGTCACTGCGTCCGGCACAGGTCAACGGACATCCCGCGCTGATCATCCGGCTGGCCGGGGAGGCCGACAGCGTCCTGACCATGCGCATCGACAACGGCCTGATCACCGGCCTGTACGCCGTGCGCAACCCCGAGAAGCTGTCCCGCCTCGACCGTGAGACCGCCGTCAGCCGCTCGGTCCGCACGCCCGGCCCGAAGGACACGCTCCCGTACGGGACGCCCGACCGGACCGCTCATTCGTCGAACGGGTAA
- a CDS encoding carboxymuconolactone decarboxylase family protein, with protein MEPRLDLMANQIGAKVSKRIYNVNLAIREASLPPSLQELVELRASQINGCGWCVDVHTQEAAAAGETAVRINLVAAWRESTVFTEAERAALALAEEGTRLADAHQGVSDETWAQLCKHYDEDQVAALVSLVAMINAANRLGVITRMGGGSYRPGMFAALES; from the coding sequence ATGGAACCCCGTCTCGACCTGATGGCCAATCAGATCGGTGCCAAGGTCAGCAAGCGGATCTACAACGTCAACCTGGCGATCCGGGAAGCGTCGCTGCCCCCGTCCCTTCAGGAGCTGGTGGAGCTGCGCGCCAGCCAGATCAACGGCTGCGGCTGGTGCGTCGACGTCCACACCCAGGAGGCCGCGGCTGCGGGCGAGACCGCGGTCCGGATCAACCTCGTCGCGGCCTGGCGCGAGTCGACGGTGTTCACCGAGGCCGAGCGGGCCGCACTGGCCCTCGCCGAGGAGGGCACCCGGCTCGCCGACGCCCACCAGGGCGTGTCCGACGAGACCTGGGCCCAACTGTGCAAGCACTACGACGAGGACCAGGTCGCGGCACTCGTCAGCCTGGTCGCCATGATCAACGCCGCCAACCGCCTCGGCGTGATCACGCGCATGGGCGGAGGCTCCTACCGGCCCGGGATGTTCGCCGCCCTGGAGAGCTGA
- a CDS encoding alpha/beta hydrolase: protein MSETTAAPRPPEPDFAAITAEELVAYRDAENRFRASAAARAILGEPDPGAAIAWQEIALPGRNLPVRVYRPAGDAVRTDLPLVIHVHGGGFVGTAVQCDWTNSRLAARLPALVVSVEHRLLAPDSPLAHAADDGWDVLAHVLRHAAWWGVDPARTAVFGESCGALISALTAIRAREAGLRLRAQVLVNPAADVTATMFDYPSVAEYGHSPAPVHPQLTYFRRLAVPPGTDPGALSPIYADDLSGLAPALVVVPTHDAVADHGRGYARRLREAGTPVRLSEYPGAKHAFLTLPGLEPQAEAAQAEIVRFLGDAL, encoded by the coding sequence ATGAGCGAGACCACCGCCGCGCCCCGGCCGCCGGAGCCGGATTTCGCCGCGATCACGGCCGAGGAACTGGTCGCCTACCGCGACGCGGAGAACCGTTTCCGGGCCTCCGCCGCGGCGCGGGCGATCCTCGGGGAGCCGGACCCCGGCGCCGCGATCGCCTGGCAGGAGATCGCGCTGCCCGGGCGCAACCTGCCGGTCCGGGTGTACCGCCCGGCGGGGGACGCGGTCCGTACCGACCTGCCCCTCGTGATCCACGTCCACGGAGGCGGCTTCGTGGGCACCGCCGTGCAGTGCGACTGGACCAACAGCCGCCTCGCCGCCCGGCTGCCCGCTCTCGTCGTCTCCGTCGAGCACCGCCTGCTCGCCCCGGACAGCCCGCTCGCGCACGCCGCCGACGACGGCTGGGACGTCCTCGCCCACGTGCTGCGGCACGCCGCGTGGTGGGGCGTCGACCCGGCGCGCACGGCGGTCTTCGGCGAAAGCTGCGGCGCGCTGATCAGCGCCCTCACGGCCATCCGCGCCCGGGAGGCCGGCCTCCGGCTCAGGGCTCAGGTGCTGGTCAACCCCGCGGCCGACGTCACCGCGACGATGTTCGACTACCCCTCCGTCGCCGAATACGGGCACAGCCCCGCCCCGGTGCACCCACAACTGACGTACTTCCGGCGGCTCGCCGTCCCGCCGGGCACCGACCCCGGCGCGTTGTCGCCGATCTACGCGGACGACCTGAGCGGGCTCGCCCCGGCGCTCGTGGTGGTGCCCACCCACGACGCGGTCGCCGACCACGGCCGCGGCTACGCCCGGCGGCTGCGCGAGGCCGGGACACCCGTGCGGCTTTCCGAATACCCGGGCGCGAAGCACGCGTTCCTCACCCTGCCCGGCCTCGAACCCCAGGCCGAAGCGGCCCAGGCGGAGATCGTCCGGTTCCTGGGCGACGCCCTGTGA
- a CDS encoding TetR/AcrR family transcriptional regulator, whose protein sequence is MTGRRRWSTEEILDTAAELLRTSDAESFSVRKLAAVLGTDSSSLYRHFRNKTELLRAIADRVLLATMDGHRPEGDWKERVTALALRLREAFGEQPQLAAIWGRYGSGGAGSRLVMEELLQALRTSGLPDREIPVCYHRIAVLLAALIASEAGISTITPEEYEQGMEQFRVAVLGADPERFPALAHFARDIRPLGADRRAAFEAILAAQLDHIEARIP, encoded by the coding sequence ATGACGGGCCGACGACGGTGGTCGACCGAGGAGATCCTGGACACGGCAGCGGAACTGCTGCGCACGAGCGACGCCGAGTCGTTCAGCGTGCGCAAACTCGCCGCGGTGCTCGGGACCGACTCCTCCAGCCTCTACCGGCACTTCCGCAACAAGACCGAACTGCTGCGCGCGATCGCCGACCGGGTCCTGCTGGCGACGATGGACGGCCATCGCCCCGAGGGCGACTGGAAAGAGCGCGTCACCGCCCTGGCCCTGCGTCTGCGCGAGGCGTTCGGGGAGCAGCCGCAACTCGCCGCGATCTGGGGACGCTACGGGTCCGGCGGCGCGGGATCCCGGCTGGTCATGGAGGAACTGCTCCAGGCCCTGCGCACGTCGGGACTCCCCGATCGGGAGATTCCCGTGTGCTACCACCGCATCGCGGTCCTCCTGGCCGCGCTGATCGCCTCCGAGGCCGGCATCAGCACCATCACGCCCGAGGAGTACGAACAAGGCATGGAGCAGTTCCGGGTCGCCGTGCTCGGCGCCGATCCCGAACGCTTCCCCGCCCTGGCCCACTTCGCCCGCGACATCCGCCCGCTCGGGGCCGACCGCCGCGCCGCGTTCGAGGCGATCCTCGCCGCCCAACTCGACCACATCGAGGCCAGGATCCCCTGA
- a CDS encoding TetR/AcrR family transcriptional regulator, which yields MTRSETTPSPRRQELLEAAYAYALRSGLGELSLRPLAEEIGSSPRVLLYLFGSKDDLIRSLLARARASELEALRHAGDRVGRTEGVGAAARVLWDWLSDDAHRALLRLWVESYARSLIDPDGPWAGFARATVEDWLALLAEHQPAELRANEAGRTQRTLVLAVLRGALLDLLATGDTARTTAALHLQLDALP from the coding sequence GTGACCCGCTCCGAGACAACCCCGTCCCCGCGCCGGCAGGAACTGCTGGAAGCCGCCTACGCGTACGCGCTGCGCAGTGGCCTGGGCGAGCTGTCGCTGCGCCCGCTCGCCGAGGAGATCGGCTCCAGCCCCCGCGTGCTGCTCTACCTCTTCGGCAGCAAGGACGATTTGATCCGCTCCCTGCTCGCGCGGGCCCGCGCGAGTGAGCTCGAAGCCCTCCGGCACGCCGGCGACCGGGTGGGGCGAACGGAGGGCGTGGGGGCGGCGGCACGCGTGCTGTGGGACTGGTTGTCCGACGACGCGCACCGGGCCCTTCTGCGGCTGTGGGTGGAGAGCTACGCCCGTTCCCTGATCGACCCGGACGGGCCGTGGGCCGGCTTCGCCCGCGCCACGGTCGAGGACTGGCTGGCGCTGCTCGCCGAACACCAACCCGCCGAGCTGCGTGCCAACGAGGCGGGCCGCACGCAGCGCACCCTCGTCCTGGCCGTCTTGCGCGGTGCGCTGCTGGACCTGCTGGCCACCGGCGACACCGCGCGCACCACCGCGGCGCTCCACCTCCAACTCGACGCGCTGCCCTGA
- a CDS encoding GNAT family N-acetyltransferase: MTAEREAVIRPLGRPGDLGWVAMRHGELYAAELGFGTDFEAFVARVAADYDADDSGPKAAWMAEVDGVPAGSIFCVRADDRTARLRLLIVDPAARGLGLGSRLVTEALHFARDAGYEAMTLWTLDKLGPARRIYARLGFELTARTPHEDYGSGLMDETWQRRL; this comes from the coding sequence ATGACGGCAGAACGCGAGGCGGTCATCCGGCCGCTGGGCCGGCCGGGCGACCTCGGCTGGGTCGCGATGAGGCACGGCGAGCTGTACGCCGCGGAACTCGGCTTCGGCACGGACTTCGAGGCGTTCGTCGCCCGGGTCGCCGCCGACTACGACGCCGACGACAGCGGCCCGAAGGCGGCCTGGATGGCCGAGGTCGACGGGGTGCCGGCGGGCTCGATCTTCTGCGTCCGCGCGGACGACCGCACCGCCAGGCTGCGGCTGCTCATCGTCGATCCCGCGGCCCGCGGCCTCGGTTTGGGGAGCCGCCTGGTCACCGAGGCCCTGCACTTCGCCAGGGACGCCGGCTACGAGGCGATGACCCTGTGGACGCTCGACAAGCTCGGCCCGGCCCGGCGCATCTACGCCAGGCTCGGCTTCGAGCTGACCGCCCGGACGCCGCACGAGGACTACGGCAGCGGCCTGATGGATGAGACCTGGCAGCGCCGCCTGTGA